The following is a genomic window from Bosea sp. RAC05.
GCCCGTCGAGGTGAAGATCTCGAGATCGATCGAGCCGTCTTCCAGCACGTCGATCTCCCAGTATTCACCCGGCGCATGCACGAGGAAGGAGAAGGCGTCGTCGCGATAGGACGACGTCTCATAGGACAGGTTGGCCTCGTCGAGACGGGCCTTGACCTGCTTGAACACGTCGAACATGCCGACGCGCATTTCGGTGGGCTTGGTCACTTCTTCTTGCCTCCGAAGGGGTTGGAGCCCCCCAGCCCCGGAAGCCCGCTGCCGAGACCGGGCAGCTTCGGCATCATCCCCGCCGGCGGCGTCACGCCCTTGGGCAGGCCCGGAAAGCCGCCCGGAGGCAGGCCCGGCATGCCGCCGCCCGCGCCGAGCTGCTTCTGCAGTTCGGCGAGCTGCGCCGGGTCCATCTTCGAGGGGTCGGGCATGCCGGGCGGCAGGCCGCCCATGCCGCCGCCGATGCCGAACATCTGGCCGAGTTTGCCGAGCATGCCGCCCTTCTGCTTGCTCATCGCCTTCATCATGTCGGCCATGCCGCGATGCATCTTGAGCAGCTTGTTGATCGCCTCGGGCGAGGTGCCGGAGCCGGCGGCGATGCGCTTCTTGCGGCTGTTCTTGAGCAGGTCGGGATTCTTGCGCTCGGCCGGCGTCATCGAATCGATGATCGCGATCTGGCGCTTGATCATCTTGTCGTTGACGCCCGAATTGGCGAGCTGGCCCTGCATCTGCTTCATGCCGGGCAGCATGCCCATCACGCCGCCGAGACCGCCCATCTTCTCCATCTGCTGGAGCTGCATGCGCATGTCGGCAAGGTCGAAATTGCCCTTGGCGAGGCGCTGCGCCAGCGCCTGGGCCTTGTCGGCGTCGACCGTCTCGGCCGCGCGCTCGACCAGGCTGACGATGTCGCCCATGCCGAGGATGCGGTTGGCGACGCGGGACGGGTGGAAATCCTCCAGCGCGTCGATCTTCTCGCCGGTGCCGACGAGCTTGATCGGCTTGCCGGTGACGGCGCGCATCGAGAGCGCCGCGCCGCCGCGGGAATCGCCGTCCATGCGGGTCAGCACGATGCCGGTCAGCCCGACGCGGGCGTCGAAGGCGCGCGCCGTGTTGACGGCGTCCTGGCCGGTCAGCGCGTCGGCGACGAGCAGCACCTCGTGCGGGTTGGTCGCCGCCTTCACCTCGGCGACCTCGGCCATCAGCGTGTCGTCGAGCGTGACGCGGCCGGCGGTGTCGAGCATCACGACGTCGTAGCCGCCCAGACGGGCGGCCTCGATCGCGCGCCGCGCGATCTGCACGGCCGACTGTCCGGCGACGATCGGCAGCGTCTCGACGCCGACCTGCTTGCCGAGGATGGCGAGTTGCTCCATCGCGGCCGGGCGGCGCGTGTCGAGCGAGGCCATCAGGACGCGCTTCTTGCTGCGGTCGGTCAGGCGCTTGGCGATCTTGGCAGTCGAGGTCGTCTTGCCCGAGCCCTGCAGACCGACCATCAGGATCGGCACCGGCGGCACGGCGTCGAAGGTGATGCCCTCGCCGTCACCGCCGAGCATGTCGATCAGCGCGTCGTTGACGATCTTGATGACCTGCTGGCCGGGCGTGACTGACTTCAGCACTTCGGCGCCGACGGCCCGCTCGCGGACCTTGTCGGTGAAGGAGCGCACGACCTCGAGCGCGACGTCGGCCTCGAGGAGCGCCTTGCGCACCTCGCGCAGCGCGGCGTTGACGTCCTCCTCGGTCAGCGAACCCCTGCGGGTCAGCCCCGAGAGGATGCCTGATAGCCTGTCGCTGAGAGTGCCGAACATGCGGACCTGCTTGCTTGCCTTCAGGGACCGGCAGCGCGAAGCCCCATCGCCAAACGGTTTCGCGCCCGAGGGCGCGGACGCGCTGTCGGGCGTTGACCTCCGGGCTCGTGTAGCCGCGAGGCGGCCCGGTCGGCGGATGCGGTCTCGACGATGTCGGCGAAACGGATGGCGCGGTTAAAGCGGCAGATTGTGGCGAAAGTCAAGGTTGACCGGGTCGCCGCAGCAATCTCGCCATGATGGGCCGCTAGCGCCGCACCCTCCGAAGCGATGCCGGACCCATCCTCGCCCATGCGCCCCCTTCTCTTCGCTGCCGCCCTCGCCCTCCTCGCCGCCGGCTGCGCCGGTGAGCCACGCCGCGAGACGCCGCTCGATGCGCGCGCCACCGAACGCCTGGCGGCGGTCACGCTCGATCCCGCCGAGGCCGGCCGTATCTTCAATGCCTATCGTGCCGGCCAGGGCCTCGGGCCCGTCAGGCTCGATCCCACCCTGACGGCCATGGCCCAGCGCCAGGCCGATGCCATGGCGCGCGCCAACGCGCTCTCGCACGACGCCGCCGGCAATTTCGCCGCGCGCGTCCATGCCGCCGGCCTCGACGCCGCCCGCGCGGCGGAAAATCTCGGCGGCGGCTACTATTCGACGGCAGAAGCCTTCGCCGGCTGGCGCGCCTCGTCGGGCCATGACGCCAATCTGCGGATGAAGGAGGCCACCCGCTTCGGCATCGCGCTCGCGAAGGACCCGCAGACGCGTTATCGCGCCTGGTGGGCGCTGGTCGTGGCGGGCGAACCGGAGAAGCGCGTCGAGATGTCGGCCGGGCCCGTCGGTTGGTTCGGTTCGAACCGGCCTGACTGAGGCTTCGGCCGTCGCAGCAGAACCCCTCTGCCCCTTTACAGAACGGCATGGCCTACCGATTGCTGCTGTCGAGAATACCTGCCGGCGTTGCCGAGTCCGAAAACCAGCCTGAGACCGAGCCCATCATGAACAAGACGGCGACCACCGCCCATCCGATCCTGCCGCTGCTGGCCGAACGCTGGAGCCCGCGCGCCTTCACGGCCACAAAGATCGACGCCACCGCGCTCGGCTCGCTCTTCGAGGCGGCCCGCTGGGCGCCGTCCGCCAGCAATCTTCAGCCCTGGGGCTTCGTCCACGCCGCCCATGGCGGCGCCGGCTTTGCCGCGATCGTCGGCAGTCTGGCGGCGGGCAATGTCACCTGGGCGCAGCATGCTCCGCTGCTGGTGGTCGGCGTCGCCGAGCTGACGAAGGCCGACGGCAGCCCCAATCTCTATGGACGCTACGATCTCGGCCAGTCGGTCGCGCATCTGTCGATCCAGGCCGCGGCGCTCGGCCTTCATCTGCATCAGATGGCCGGCTTCGATTCCGCCAGGCTGCGCGAGGCCGTGTGCCTGCCCGCCAGCCATGAACCCGTCGTGGTGATCGCGGTTGGCACCGTCGGCGAGGCCTCGCAACTGCCGTCACCGCTGGATGAGCGTGAGCGCGCCCCGCGCAGCCGCAAGCCGCTGGACAGTTTCGTCTTCACCGACACTTGGCCGGCCGGCCGGCCCTGATCGCCGAGAGGGGGATCGTCATGACCTTCGAGACCTGGGCCGCCTTCGCGGCCGCCACCGCAGTGCTGCTGGTTATTCCCGGCCCGACGATCCTGCTCGTCGTCTCCTATGCGCTCGGCCAGGGCTGGCGCACCGCGCTGCCGACGGCGGCCGGCGTCGCGCTCGGCGATTTCACCGCGATGACGCTCTCCATGCTCGGCGTCGGCGCGCTGCTGGCGACCTCGGCCACCGTCTTCACCGCGCTGAAATGGGCAGGCGCGGCCTATCTCGTCTGGCTCGGCATCAAGCTCTTCCGCGCCGGCGGCACGCTCGACGCCAGCCCGCGCGAGGATGCGGTGTCGTCGCTGAAGATGCTCGGCCATGCCTGGCTGGTCACGGCGCTGAACCCCAAGAGCCTCACCTTCTTCGTCGCCTTCCTGCCGCAGTTCCTCGATCCGAAGGCCGATTTCTGGACGCAGATGCTGATCTTCGAGGCGACCTTCGTGACGCTCGCCGCCGCCAACGCCTTCGGCTACGCGCTCATCGCCTCCCGCGCCCGCGCCGTCGTCAGCAGCCCGCGCGCCATCCGAGCCATCAACCGGACCGGCGGGACCCTGCTGATCGGGGCCGGCATCGCAACCGTCGCGATGCGCAGCGGCACGCGCTGAAGGCGAAACGATCATGACGGCCCGCGACACCGCCACGCTGGATTTCTATGCCGCCGAGGCGCAGGCCTATGCGGGCCGATCCCGCGAAGCCGAGCATGCCCGCATCGCCGCCTTCGCCGCGGCGCTGCCGCCCGGCGCCCGCGTGCTGGAACTGGGCTGCGGCGGCGGTCACGACAGCGTCGCGCTCCTCGACCGCGGCCTCGACCTCGTCGCCACCGACGGCTCGCCGGAACTGGCCGAGCAGGCGAGCCGGCGTCTCGGCCGGCCGGTCGAGGTGCTGCTCTTCGAGGACATCGACGCGGTCGAGACCTTCGACGGCGTCTGGGCCAATGCCTGCCTGCTGCACGTGCCCCGTACGGCGCTGCCTGGCATCCTCGCCTCCATTCACAGGGCGCTGAAGCCCGGCGGACTGTTCTACGCCAGCTTCAAGGCGGGCACGACCGAGGGGCGGGACCGCTTCGGCCGCTACTTCAACTATCCCTCGCCGGACTGGCTGCGGTCCGCCTACGGCCCCGAGGGCTGGCAGAGCCTCGACCTCCGCGAGGAGATCGGCGGCGGCTATGACGGCGAGCCGACGCCCTGGCTTCATGTCACGGCAATCAAGGGCGCGGCGGTCAAGCGACCGTGAACGATGGCGGCTTG
Proteins encoded in this region:
- the ffh gene encoding signal recognition particle protein translates to MFGTLSDRLSGILSGLTRRGSLTEEDVNAALREVRKALLEADVALEVVRSFTDKVRERAVGAEVLKSVTPGQQVIKIVNDALIDMLGGDGEGITFDAVPPVPILMVGLQGSGKTTSTAKIAKRLTDRSKKRVLMASLDTRRPAAMEQLAILGKQVGVETLPIVAGQSAVQIARRAIEAARLGGYDVVMLDTAGRVTLDDTLMAEVAEVKAATNPHEVLLVADALTGQDAVNTARAFDARVGLTGIVLTRMDGDSRGGAALSMRAVTGKPIKLVGTGEKIDALEDFHPSRVANRILGMGDIVSLVERAAETVDADKAQALAQRLAKGNFDLADMRMQLQQMEKMGGLGGVMGMLPGMKQMQGQLANSGVNDKMIKRQIAIIDSMTPAERKNPDLLKNSRKKRIAAGSGTSPEAINKLLKMHRGMADMMKAMSKQKGGMLGKLGQMFGIGGGMGGLPPGMPDPSKMDPAQLAELQKQLGAGGGMPGLPPGGFPGLPKGVTPPAGMMPKLPGLGSGLPGLGGSNPFGGKKK
- a CDS encoding CAP domain-containing protein encodes the protein MRPLLFAAALALLAAGCAGEPRRETPLDARATERLAAVTLDPAEAGRIFNAYRAGQGLGPVRLDPTLTAMAQRQADAMARANALSHDAAGNFAARVHAAGLDAARAAENLGGGYYSTAEAFAGWRASSGHDANLRMKEATRFGIALAKDPQTRYRAWWALVVAGEPEKRVEMSAGPVGWFGSNRPD
- a CDS encoding nitroreductase family protein, which translates into the protein MAYRLLLSRIPAGVAESENQPETEPIMNKTATTAHPILPLLAERWSPRAFTATKIDATALGSLFEAARWAPSASNLQPWGFVHAAHGGAGFAAIVGSLAAGNVTWAQHAPLLVVGVAELTKADGSPNLYGRYDLGQSVAHLSIQAAALGLHLHQMAGFDSARLREAVCLPASHEPVVVIAVGTVGEASQLPSPLDERERAPRSRKPLDSFVFTDTWPAGRP
- a CDS encoding LysE family translocator, translating into MTFETWAAFAAATAVLLVIPGPTILLVVSYALGQGWRTALPTAAGVALGDFTAMTLSMLGVGALLATSATVFTALKWAGAAYLVWLGIKLFRAGGTLDASPREDAVSSLKMLGHAWLVTALNPKSLTFFVAFLPQFLDPKADFWTQMLIFEATFVTLAAANAFGYALIASRARAVVSSPRAIRAINRTGGTLLIGAGIATVAMRSGTR
- a CDS encoding class I SAM-dependent methyltransferase: MTARDTATLDFYAAEAQAYAGRSREAEHARIAAFAAALPPGARVLELGCGGGHDSVALLDRGLDLVATDGSPELAEQASRRLGRPVEVLLFEDIDAVETFDGVWANACLLHVPRTALPGILASIHRALKPGGLFYASFKAGTTEGRDRFGRYFNYPSPDWLRSAYGPEGWQSLDLREEIGGGYDGEPTPWLHVTAIKGAAVKRP